A region of the Microbacterium sp. SL75 genome:
CACCGCGAGCACCTCGACGTCGCCGCGCATGAGCAAACGGGTCACTTCGCGGCTGAGCGTGGGGCGCCCGAACACGACGACGCGTTCGACACGCCCGCCCAGCGCGGGGTCGTCCACGAGCGCTCGGTAGCCGTGCACGATCTGTCGCCCGAAACGCGAACCGCTGACGATCTCGGCGATGAGGGGGAAGCCCCCGTCGTGGGCCACCTGCTCCGCGGCGGCGCCCGCATCGGCGCCCGCGATCACGACCGTCCGCGGCCCGGGCTCGATCACGTACGCCGCCTCGACCTCGGGCGCCACATCGGCCTCGCCGATGCCTCCGCCGCCCTGGTACAGGGCTCCGGATCCGTCGGCGTCTTCCTCGGCGGGGTGAGCACCGGATGCCGCCCGCTCGGCCAACCACGACGGAACCGCGCCCGCGAGCGGCTCGCGGAACGGCACGTTCAGGTGCACGGGGCCGGCTGCTCGAGCGCCCTCCCCCAGAGCCGCGGCGAGCGCGGAAGCCGCCACGGCGTCGAGCTCGGCCGTCTGCTCCGAGGTCGCGTCGCCGTCTATAACCGCGGGGACCGCGAGGTCGGCTTCGAGGCGGACGGCGGAGCGGAACAGCCCCGGCTGTCGAGTGGTCTGATTCGCACCCACACCGCGGAGCTCGGGCGGTCGATCGGCGGTGAGCAGAAGCAGGGGCACCCCGGCGTGATGCGCCTCGAGAGCGGCCGGGACGAGGTTGGCCACGGCGGTGCCGGAGGTGCAGACCACGACCGCCGGCATCCCGGTCTCTCGTCCGATGCCGAGGGCGGTGAAGCCCGCGACGCGCTCGTCGATGCGCACGTGCAGGTGCACGAGTCCCTGGCGCTCGAGCTCGGCGGCGACCAACGCCAGGGCCTGGGAGCGCGATCCGGGGCTCACGACGAGGTGTCGGACGCCGCGCGAGACCAGCCCGGCGAGAAGGGCGGCGGCCGCGTCGGTGGCCGGCGCGGCCGCGCGCCGGGTGTCGAGGGGCATGGTTCAGCCGACGGCGCCGCGCTGATCGCGGGTGTCGTCGTCGCCCTTGCCGGGGGTGTCACCGGGGTCGGTCGCCTTCTTCGGAGGCTGCGGGTCGTCGGCCTCGGAATCGAGCTGTGACAGCTCTTCTTCGAGACGTCGGATCCGCTCGTCCTGCTCGGCGCGTGCCGACGCGGTCATGCGCCCCAGGAACTCGGGGTCGTCGTCGGGGGCGCGTCGCACGACCGTCTGGGTCGCGCGGCCTCGGCCGATCGCGAACCACAGGATGCCGCCGAGCACCGGAAGGAGGATGACGATCGCCAACCACGCGGGCTTGCTGACGCCGCGGTGACGAGCAGGGCTCTGCACGGCGCAATCCACGATCGTGTAGACCCAGAAGACGGTCGCCACGAGCGCCAGGATGAGAAGCAACCGTGCCATGACCCGATTCTACGTGTGCCGGCTGGGCAGCGGCCCGGAGCCGGCACGCGATCTTCCGCCGTCGAACGACCCGGGATGGGCGCCGAGGCGTCCGCCGTAGAATGAGGACATGCGCGCTCGTTCGGCCCTCGTCTACACGGTGCTGCGATTGCTCGCCTTCCTCGTGCCCCTCGGCATCCTGCTGCTGTTCCCGGTGTTCCAGGAGCTGCCGTGGCTCGCCGCGATCTTCGCCGCTCTGATCGGGTTGAGCCTGTCGACGCTGTTCCTGCGTCGTCCGCTCGACCAGGTCACCGGCGGTCTCGCCGAGCGACGCGCCCAGCGCACCGCGACCGGTCGCCGGACCGGCGCTCAGACCGACGCCGACGCCGAAGATGCGGTGGTCGATGCCACGCGCACCGACGTCGCCGAGGATCCGAGCGCGGCGGGCGAGGCTCCGCGCGGCTGATCGCCCCTCGAGGGTTTCGGTAGCCCGGTTCTCGCGCCGATGCCCGACGGCCGCTCCGCGCGAGGCGTCGTCAGAGCGCGAACGCTGCGAACAGGATCGCGCCGTAGGCCACCGACGTGAAGCTCGTCACCTGGAGCGCCGTGATGAGCTCGCGCGGGACACGGTAGGTCCACACGATGAGGATCGCCGCGAGACCGCCGAGCAGGGGGATCCCCTCCAGCCATGCCAGCGGGTACACCTGCGCCAGGAACGCAGCGATGCCGAAGGGCACCAGCACGAAGACCGTGAACAGCACCTGGGTCGCCCGCCGCCCGATGAGCACCGAGAGCGTGCGCTTTGCGGCGAGGCGGTCCTGGTCGATGTCGCGCAGATTGTTGGCCAGCAGCACGGCGCACGCGAGCAGACCCGCCGAGACCGCGCCGAACCACGCCTCCTGCGGCAGCGACAGCACCTGCAACCACGTCGTACCGAGGGTGGCGACGAGGCCGAAGAAGACGAAGACGAAGATCTCGCCCATCGCGTTGTAGCCGTACGGGCGTTTGCCACCGGTGTAGAGCCACGCGGCGACGATGCAGACGGCGCCCACCGGGAGAAGCCACCACTGCCCCGTCCGAATCACCAGGGCGAGCCCGATCACCGCGGCGAGCGCGAAGAACGACAGTGCGACGATCAGCACGGTCCGCGGCTTCGCCTTCTTCCCGCCGGTCAGGCGGCCCGGCCCGACGCGCACGTCGTCGGTGCCGCGGATGCCGTCCGAGTAGTCGTTCGCGTAGTTCACGCCGATCTGCAGGGCGAAGGCGACGGCCAGGCAGGCGAGCGCGATGACCCAGTGCAGGTCGTCATCGACGAGCGTGGCCGCTCCGGTACCGATGAGCACCGGCGTGATGGCGAGGGGCAGCGTGCGCAGGCGCGCCGCGGCGATCCAGTCGCGCGCGGTCGCCGGGGCGACGGCCTGCGGAGCACCCGTCTTCGCCTTCTGCGGGTTGCCGCCGGGACGACGCGTCTTGGCGGTGTTCGGACGCTTGCGAGACTGTGCTGCCACGAGGGGTCAGTCTAATCCCGCGGGTTCGGCGCGCCTTCGCCGACGAAGCGCCGCAGCGTCGCGCGGTCGGGCTTGCCGGAGCGCAGCGTCGGGAGCTCGTCGACCGCGACGACGCGGGCCGGCCGCGCGGGCGCTCCGACGGCCACGCCGACGACCTCGCGGATCGTGGCGAGCAGGTCGTGTTCGCGAGCCGCCGCGATCCCGGGCACCACCACGGCGGACCCCTGACCCCATGTCGCATCCGGGATCGGCACGACGACGGCGGATTCCAGCCCCGCGATGCCGCGCACGGCGGCTTCGACCCGGTCCAGCGAGACGTTGACGCCCCCCGAGACGATGACGTTGTCGAGACGACCGGTGACCTGCAGGACGCCGTGCACGATCTCGCCCCCGTCGCCCGTGCGGTACCAGCGGGTGCCGTCGACGCGGGGGAACACGGATGCCGTGCGCTCGGGATCCCCGAGGTACCCCTCGGCGAGAGTCGGTCCCGAAAGGCGTACCTCTCCGTCGACGATCGCCACATCGACGCCGTCGAGGGGCACCCCGTCGTAGACGCACCCACCGCTGGTCTCGCTCGAGCCGTAGGTGCGCACGATGCGCGCCCCCACGGCCTCGGCACGCTCGCGTACCGAGGGGGCGAGTGCCTGCCCCCCGATGAGGATCGCCTCGAACGAACGCAGCGCCTGGGCGACGGTGGCGTCGTGCTCGGCGGCATCCAGGAGTCTTTGCAATTGCGCCGGAACCAGCGAGGTATAGCTGGGGACGCGGGCTCCGTCGAGGTGCGAGGCCATGCCGAGGGCTGCGGCAGCGAAGGGCTCCGGGCGGAAAGGACCGGCGACGACCGCGGGCTCGCGATCGGCGAGGAGCGCCCGCACGATCACCTGGACGCCCGCGACGTAGCTCGCCGGGACCGCGAGCAGCCACGCGCCCTCCCCGATGCGGGCGGCCGTGGCGTACGCGCTGGAGATGAGGGCGTTGCGGCCGATCACGACCGACTTCGGCACGCCCGTCGAGCCCGAGGTCGTCACGACCGCGGCGGTACCCGGCGGGACCTCGCCGGGCAGGACCGCGCCGCCGAGGGCGACGGCCGGCCCGGCACCGAGGACGGCCGCGCGCAACGCCCGCAGCACGTCGCGCGGGTCGTCGGATGCCGGCGGGTCGAGCCTCACGCGCGGGTCCCGGCGATCAGTAGTGCCACGGCACGTCGGACCAGTCGGGGTCTCGCTTCTCGAGGAAGGAGTCGCGGCCCTCGGCGGCTTCGTCGGTGCCGTAGGCGAGACGCGTGGCCTCGCCCGCGAAGAGCTGCTGGCCGACCAGGCCGTCGTCGACGGCGTTGAACGCATACTTGAGCATGCGGATCGCGGTGGGCGACTTCGTCAGGATGGTCCGCGCCATCGACAGGGCTTCGCGCTCGAGATCCGCGTGGGGCACGACGCGGTTGACCGCGCCCATCTCGTAGGCGCGCTCGGCCGAGTACTCCTCGGCGAGGAAGAAGATCTCCCGAGCGAACTTCTGCCCGATCTGGCGCGCAAAGTACGCGGAGCCGTAGCCCGCGTCGAACGAGCCGACATCGGCATCCGTCTGCT
Encoded here:
- a CDS encoding 1,4-dihydroxy-2-naphthoate polyprenyltransferase, with the translated sequence MAAQSRKRPNTAKTRRPGGNPQKAKTGAPQAVAPATARDWIAAARLRTLPLAITPVLIGTGAATLVDDDLHWVIALACLAVAFALQIGVNYANDYSDGIRGTDDVRVGPGRLTGGKKAKPRTVLIVALSFFALAAVIGLALVIRTGQWWLLPVGAVCIVAAWLYTGGKRPYGYNAMGEIFVFVFFGLVATLGTTWLQVLSLPQEAWFGAVSAGLLACAVLLANNLRDIDQDRLAAKRTLSVLIGRRATQVLFTVFVLVPFGIAAFLAQVYPLAWLEGIPLLGGLAAILIVWTYRVPRELITALQVTSFTSVAYGAILFAAFAL
- a CDS encoding AMP-binding protein — translated: MRLDPPASDDPRDVLRALRAAVLGAGPAVALGGAVLPGEVPPGTAAVVTTSGSTGVPKSVVIGRNALISSAYATAARIGEGAWLLAVPASYVAGVQVIVRALLADREPAVVAGPFRPEPFAAAALGMASHLDGARVPSYTSLVPAQLQRLLDAAEHDATVAQALRSFEAILIGGQALAPSVRERAEAVGARIVRTYGSSETSGGCVYDGVPLDGVDVAIVDGEVRLSGPTLAEGYLGDPERTASVFPRVDGTRWYRTGDGGEIVHGVLQVTGRLDNVIVSGGVNVSLDRVEAAVRGIAGLESAVVVPIPDATWGQGSAVVVPGIAAAREHDLLATIREVVGVAVGAPARPARVVAVDELPTLRSGKPDRATLRRFVGEGAPNPRD
- a CDS encoding DUF4229 domain-containing protein, translating into MRARSALVYTVLRLLAFLVPLGILLLFPVFQELPWLAAIFAALIGLSLSTLFLRRPLDQVTGGLAERRAQRTATGRRTGAQTDADAEDAVVDATRTDVAEDPSAAGEAPRG
- a CDS encoding PLD nuclease N-terminal domain-containing protein, which produces MARLLLILALVATVFWVYTIVDCAVQSPARHRGVSKPAWLAIVILLPVLGGILWFAIGRGRATQTVVRRAPDDDPEFLGRMTASARAEQDERIRRLEEELSQLDSEADDPQPPKKATDPGDTPGKGDDDTRDQRGAVG
- the menD gene encoding 2-succinyl-5-enolpyruvyl-6-hydroxy-3-cyclohexene-1-carboxylic-acid synthase — its product is MPLDTRRAAAPATDAAAALLAGLVSRGVRHLVVSPGSRSQALALVAAELERQGLVHLHVRIDERVAGFTALGIGRETGMPAVVVCTSGTAVANLVPAALEAHHAGVPLLLLTADRPPELRGVGANQTTRQPGLFRSAVRLEADLAVPAVIDGDATSEQTAELDAVAASALAAALGEGARAAGPVHLNVPFREPLAGAVPSWLAERAASGAHPAEEDADGSGALYQGGGGIGEADVAPEVEAAYVIEPGPRTVVIAGADAGAAAEQVAHDGGFPLIAEIVSGSRFGRQIVHGYRALVDDPALGGRVERVVVFGRPTLSREVTRLLMRGDVEVLAVRGPGEPVNLNGTTQAVDAVRVGSGENDRAWLGEWMRASRARTVDLSPPAPDADGLASAVPHERLGAINAEVEVMRAPLDRPALVDALWRATWPHDRLVFGSSRIVRVADELLGGKKVAVHSNRGLAGIDGTIATATGVALASQVEERPGVTRLLLGDLAFLHDIGALMLPPGETEPRLQVVVGNDGGGTIFDGLEVAEVAGDDAMARVQYTPHTARLEQLALAFGWEYHRCTTRVALDQVLTAPTGGRQLIEVPLPR